One part of the Hyalangium ruber genome encodes these proteins:
- a CDS encoding Imm32 family immunity protein — MKTRITIELELNASGIPFVERPPEALLECRCAPVEPGRPASIEIQGNEAGLRWLAEKALAVANARPDGYHVHLGKDEGLLGGELIIARRSRQH; from the coding sequence ATGAAGACCCGAATCACCATTGAATTGGAACTCAACGCGTCGGGCATTCCCTTTGTCGAGCGCCCTCCGGAGGCACTCCTCGAATGCCGCTGCGCTCCCGTCGAGCCAGGCCGTCCTGCCTCCATCGAGATCCAGGGCAATGAAGCAGGGCTCCGGTGGCTGGCCGAAAAGGCCCTCGCCGTCGCGAATGCCCGCCCCGACGGCTACCACGTCCACCTCGGCAAGGACGAAGGTCTGCTGGGCGGTGAACTCATCATCGCGCGAAGGAGTCGCCAGCACTGA
- a CDS encoding cation:proton antiporter, with the protein MHGAHEFLKALTLVLCVAAVTTVLFQRLRQPVVLGYIIAGLIVGPYIAIPLFADMGVVQTLSEVGVILLMFSLGLEFSLRKLFSVGPTAGLTAVIQCSIMVWLGFVVGRAFGWTPIEGLFTGALIAISSTTIIAKAFDEQNIRGRLRELVVGVLIVEDLIAVLLMATLTAVSTGTGLSAGELALTTGRLVAFLVGLVVVGLLVIPRAVRAVIRLNRPETTLVASVGICFAVALLAQTFGYSVALGAFLAGSLVAESGEEKQVEHLVQPVRDMFAAIFFVSVGMLIDPALIAEHWVAIAVLTVVVVVGKVVSVSLGAFLTGNGTRTSVQAGMSLAQIGEFSFIIAGLGLSLKATGQFLYPVAVAVSAITTLTTPMLIRTAGPVANYVDRKLPKPLQTFVALYGTWLEGLREASPRQTRGANVRRLVGLLLLDAALLVGLIIGTSLALESMALVIEEKTGMGRVWAERLVVAGAVLISLPFLAGVVQVARRLGTVLAEVALPPRPGGKVDLAAAPRRALLVTLQGVIVLLVAAPLIAITQPFVQGFTSALLVLLLLGVLAVAFWRSAMNLEGHVRAGAQVIVDALAAQSRAKEPGSEEMDLEQVQGMLPGLGAPTPVRLEARSPAVGRTLAELNLRGLTGATVLAIHRGEEGISFPTAREALQEGDVLALAGTHEAVEAARSLLLPAPG; encoded by the coding sequence ATGCACGGCGCACACGAGTTCCTGAAGGCCCTGACGCTGGTCCTGTGCGTGGCGGCGGTGACGACGGTGTTGTTCCAGCGGCTGCGCCAGCCGGTGGTGCTGGGCTACATCATCGCCGGGCTCATCGTCGGTCCCTATATCGCCATCCCCCTGTTCGCGGACATGGGTGTGGTCCAGACGCTCTCGGAAGTGGGCGTCATCCTCCTCATGTTCTCGCTGGGGCTGGAGTTCAGCCTGCGCAAGCTGTTCTCGGTGGGGCCGACGGCGGGGCTTACGGCCGTCATCCAATGCAGCATCATGGTGTGGCTGGGCTTCGTGGTGGGCCGCGCGTTCGGGTGGACGCCCATCGAGGGCCTCTTCACCGGCGCGCTCATCGCCATCTCGAGCACCACCATCATCGCCAAGGCGTTCGACGAGCAGAACATCCGCGGCCGGCTGCGGGAACTCGTCGTCGGCGTGCTCATCGTCGAGGACCTCATCGCGGTGCTGCTGATGGCGACGCTCACGGCGGTGTCCACGGGCACGGGGCTGTCGGCGGGAGAGCTGGCGCTCACCACGGGCCGGCTCGTGGCGTTCCTGGTGGGGTTGGTGGTGGTGGGCCTGCTGGTCATCCCCCGGGCGGTGCGCGCGGTCATCCGGCTCAACCGCCCGGAGACGACGCTGGTGGCCAGCGTGGGCATCTGCTTCGCGGTGGCGCTGCTGGCGCAGACGTTTGGTTACTCGGTGGCGCTGGGCGCCTTCCTGGCCGGCTCGCTGGTGGCCGAGTCGGGCGAGGAGAAGCAGGTGGAGCACCTCGTGCAGCCGGTGCGGGACATGTTCGCCGCCATCTTCTTCGTGTCGGTGGGCATGCTCATCGACCCGGCGCTCATCGCCGAGCACTGGGTGGCCATCGCGGTGCTGACGGTGGTGGTGGTGGTGGGCAAGGTGGTCAGCGTCTCGCTGGGGGCCTTCCTCACCGGCAATGGCACGCGCACCTCCGTCCAGGCGGGCATGAGCCTGGCGCAGATCGGCGAGTTCTCGTTCATCATCGCGGGGCTGGGGCTGTCGCTGAAGGCGACCGGGCAGTTCCTCTACCCGGTGGCGGTGGCGGTCTCGGCCATCACCACGCTCACCACGCCGATGTTGATCCGCACCGCGGGGCCGGTGGCCAACTACGTGGACCGTAAGCTGCCCAAGCCGCTGCAGACGTTCGTGGCGCTCTACGGCACCTGGCTCGAAGGGCTGCGAGAGGCCTCGCCCCGGCAGACGCGGGGAGCGAACGTCCGGAGGCTGGTGGGCCTGCTGTTGCTGGATGCGGCGCTGCTGGTGGGGCTGATCATCGGTACCTCGCTGGCGTTGGAGAGCATGGCCCTCGTCATCGAGGAGAAGACCGGCATGGGCCGGGTGTGGGCCGAGCGGCTCGTGGTGGCAGGCGCCGTGCTGATCAGCCTCCCGTTCCTGGCGGGCGTGGTCCAGGTCGCGCGGCGGCTGGGGACGGTGCTGGCGGAGGTGGCGCTGCCGCCCCGGCCGGGCGGGAAGGTGGATCTCGCGGCGGCTCCTCGACGCGCGCTGCTGGTGACGTTGCAGGGCGTCATCGTCCTGCTGGTGGCGGCGCCGCTCATCGCCATCACCCAGCCGTTCGTGCAGGGCTTCACCAGCGCGCTGCTGGTGCTGCTGCTGCTGGGGGTGCTGGCGGTCGCCTTCTGGCGCAGCGCCATGAACCTGGAGGGGCACGTGCGCGCGGGAGCCCAGGTCATCGTGGACGCGCTCGCCGCGCAGTCCCGCGCGAAGGAGCCGGGCTCGGAGGAGATGGACCTGGAGCAGGTGCAGGGGATGCTGCCCGGCCTGGGCGCTCCCACGCCTGTTCGGCTGGAGGCCAGGAGCCCTGCCGTGGGCCGGACGCTGGCGGAGCTGAACCTGCGCGGGCTGACGGGGGCCACGGTGCTGGCCATCCACCGAGGCGAGGAGGGCATCTCCTTCCCCACGGCCCGGGAAGCGCTCCAGGAGGGCGACGTCCTGGCACTGGCGGGGACACACGAGGCGGTGGAGGCGGCTCGGAGCCTGCTGCTGCCCGCGCCGGGGTAG
- a CDS encoding potassium/proton antiporter — MPSTEPLPTAFLLLLSGVLLALSVLFSRASGRFGIPVALLFLVIGMVAGSDGPGGIAFEDYGFSFRLGTVALVLILFDGGLNTPLSAVRSAIRPAAVLATLGVVATAVLVGVAAHLLFRFPWTESLLLGAIVSSTDAAAVFSVLRGSGLHLKRRVGTTLELESGLNDPMAVILTVALTHSLAKGENPGWELALEAVVQMVVGGGMGLAIGWAGRLLVKRLRLQAAGLYPVLTLALAFIAFGLPTLFHGSGFLSVYAVGVLLGNETLRYRTGLLRVHDALAWLSQVAMFLVLGLLVFPGELLGVAGVGLVLSLFLAFIARPLAVMLCLLPFRFPAGEIVYTGWVGLRGAVPIILATFPVLAGAPGAKNLFNIVFFIVVVNGLIPGATVPWVTRKLGLAANVPAAPPAVLEIASTQLLNGELSAFYINTASASVGARISELPFPPGSAAMLIVRGLELVAPKGDTLLQAGDHVYVFSHSEDLPFLRLMFGQQEDE; from the coding sequence ATGCCTTCGACGGAGCCGCTGCCTACCGCCTTCCTGCTGCTGCTCTCCGGCGTGTTGTTGGCGCTCAGCGTGCTGTTCAGTCGCGCCTCGGGACGCTTCGGGATTCCGGTGGCGCTGCTCTTCCTGGTCATCGGCATGGTGGCCGGCTCGGATGGGCCGGGGGGCATTGCCTTCGAGGATTACGGCTTTTCCTTCCGCCTGGGCACGGTGGCGCTCGTGCTCATCCTCTTCGACGGCGGCCTCAACACGCCCTTGTCCGCGGTGCGCTCCGCCATCCGCCCGGCGGCCGTGCTCGCCACGCTGGGGGTGGTGGCCACGGCGGTGTTGGTGGGTGTGGCCGCGCACCTGCTGTTCCGCTTTCCCTGGACGGAGTCCCTGCTGCTGGGAGCCATCGTCTCCTCCACGGACGCGGCGGCCGTCTTCTCGGTGCTGCGCGGCAGCGGGCTGCACCTCAAGCGTCGGGTGGGCACCACGCTGGAGCTGGAGTCCGGCCTCAACGACCCGATGGCCGTCATCCTCACCGTGGCCCTTACCCACAGCCTCGCGAAGGGCGAGAACCCAGGCTGGGAGCTGGCGCTGGAGGCCGTGGTCCAGATGGTGGTGGGCGGAGGCATGGGGCTGGCCATCGGCTGGGCGGGCCGCCTGCTCGTCAAGCGCCTGCGGCTCCAGGCGGCGGGCCTCTACCCGGTGCTGACGCTGGCGCTGGCCTTCATCGCCTTCGGGCTACCGACGCTCTTCCATGGCAGCGGCTTCCTGTCCGTCTACGCGGTGGGGGTGCTGCTGGGCAACGAGACGCTGCGCTACCGCACCGGCCTGCTGCGGGTGCATGACGCGCTGGCGTGGCTGTCCCAGGTGGCCATGTTCCTGGTGCTGGGGCTGCTGGTCTTCCCCGGGGAGCTGCTCGGGGTCGCGGGGGTGGGGCTGGTCCTGAGCCTCTTCCTGGCCTTCATCGCCCGGCCCCTGGCCGTCATGTTGTGCCTGCTGCCGTTCCGCTTCCCGGCGGGGGAGATCGTCTATACCGGCTGGGTGGGGCTGCGCGGCGCGGTGCCCATCATCCTCGCCACCTTCCCGGTGCTGGCGGGGGCGCCCGGGGCCAAGAACCTCTTCAACATCGTCTTCTTCATCGTGGTGGTGAACGGCCTCATCCCCGGAGCCACGGTGCCCTGGGTGACGCGCAAGCTGGGGCTGGCGGCCAACGTGCCCGCCGCGCCGCCGGCGGTGCTGGAGATCGCCTCCACCCAGTTGCTCAACGGCGAGCTGAGCGCCTTCTACATCAACACGGCCTCGGCCTCGGTGGGCGCCCGCATCTCGGAGCTGCCCTTTCCCCCCGGGTCGGCCGCCATGCTCATCGTCCGAGGCCTGGAGCTGGTGGCTCCCAAGGGCGACACCCTCCTCCAGGCGGGGGACCATGTGTATGTCTTCTCGCATTCGGAGGACCTGCCCTTCCTGCGGCTCATGTTCGGCCAGCAAGAGGACGAGTAG
- a CDS encoding Uma2 family endonuclease — MERKSATYADLEALPDNVIGELVAGALYASPRPAGPHTHAASKLGTALGGPFDQGRGGPGGWHVLFEPELHLGEDVLVPDLAGWRRERMPRSPSAAAYTLAPDWVCEVLSPSTMALDRAVKLPVYARERVRHVWLVDPVARTLEVFRLEGERYTLLVTHTGATRVRAEPFDAIELALAFLWGED, encoded by the coding sequence ATGGAACGGAAATCGGCCACCTACGCGGATCTGGAGGCGCTGCCCGACAATGTCATCGGGGAGCTCGTCGCTGGAGCGCTGTATGCCAGTCCACGGCCGGCGGGGCCGCACACGCATGCGGCCTCCAAGTTGGGAACTGCTTTGGGAGGACCGTTCGACCAAGGACGGGGTGGCCCTGGAGGCTGGCACGTCCTCTTCGAGCCGGAGCTACACCTGGGTGAGGATGTGCTGGTACCGGATCTGGCCGGCTGGCGACGCGAGCGGATGCCTCGGTCTCCCAGCGCCGCTGCTTACACGCTCGCGCCAGATTGGGTGTGCGAGGTGCTCTCGCCATCCACCATGGCCTTGGATCGAGCGGTCAAGCTGCCGGTATATGCGCGCGAGCGCGTGCGGCACGTCTGGCTGGTAGACCCGGTGGCGCGCACGCTGGAGGTGTTCCGGCTCGAGGGGGAGCGCTATACGCTGCTCGTGACCCACACAGGCGCGACTCGGGTGCGTGCCGAGCCCTTTGATGCCATCGAGCTGGCGCTGGCCTTCCTCTGGGGCGAGGATTAG
- a CDS encoding sensor histidine kinase: MRLNSLSARLLLAFLLPTLGFFGLIGTVGYALARSILEDELGQSLSAIAAATASQVSGERMLTIEPGDDVQGTRTWRNLTRLLEEVRQASGMRRVYVVDVQGRVRADVGGSLPVGAEVPELARDRRELSLVFAGERAASQVLFTGSDGRLYKTGYAPVRQEGAVVGAVAVEGSAVFFGPLARLSRTFTVASVLALAVLAAVAVLTARGLARPLRRLMDSALRIGRGDLTTPVPPEPTQEIGVLARELEEMRGALESRDRQLKLMLAGVAHEVRNPLGGIELFSGLLAEDLKEGSTTEAASHVGRIQREVGYLQRIVEDFLAFAREQPLHRAPVEAPALLSSACELLAVEAEAKGIQVQVEAAPALLEADGSLLTAALVNLVKNAVQASPSGQPVRVVGRVEAGRYAIQVKDSGPGVPEPERERIFEPFFTTREKGTGLGLPLARKIVRAHGGELAFTSTPGDTTFTLTLPLQQGSPS; encoded by the coding sequence ATGAGGCTCAACTCGCTCTCGGCGCGGTTGCTGCTCGCGTTCCTGCTGCCCACGCTCGGCTTCTTCGGGCTCATCGGCACGGTGGGCTACGCCCTGGCGCGCTCCATCCTCGAGGACGAGCTGGGGCAGAGCCTGTCGGCCATCGCCGCCGCCACCGCCAGCCAGGTGAGCGGCGAGCGCATGCTCACCATCGAGCCGGGGGACGACGTGCAGGGCACGCGCACCTGGCGCAACCTCACCCGGCTCCTGGAGGAGGTGCGGCAGGCCAGCGGCATGCGCCGCGTGTACGTGGTGGATGTGCAGGGACGGGTGCGAGCGGACGTGGGCGGCTCGCTGCCCGTGGGCGCCGAGGTGCCGGAGCTGGCCCGGGACCGGCGCGAGCTCTCCTTGGTCTTCGCCGGGGAGCGCGCCGCCAGCCAGGTGCTCTTCACCGGCTCGGACGGGCGGCTCTACAAGACGGGCTATGCGCCGGTGCGCCAGGAGGGCGCGGTGGTGGGCGCGGTGGCCGTGGAGGGCAGCGCCGTCTTCTTCGGCCCGCTGGCCCGGCTCTCGCGCACCTTCACCGTGGCCAGCGTCCTGGCCCTGGCGGTACTCGCGGCGGTGGCGGTGCTCACCGCGCGAGGGCTCGCCCGACCGCTGCGGCGGTTGATGGACTCGGCGCTGCGCATCGGCCGGGGAGACCTGACGACGCCCGTGCCGCCCGAGCCCACCCAGGAGATTGGCGTGCTCGCCCGCGAATTGGAGGAGATGCGCGGGGCGCTGGAGAGCCGGGACCGGCAGCTCAAGCTGATGCTCGCGGGCGTGGCCCACGAGGTGCGCAACCCCCTGGGCGGGATTGAATTGTTCTCCGGCCTGCTCGCCGAGGACTTGAAGGAGGGCAGCACCACCGAGGCCGCCAGCCACGTGGGGCGCATCCAGCGCGAGGTGGGCTACCTGCAGCGCATCGTCGAGGACTTCCTGGCCTTCGCGCGGGAGCAGCCGCTGCACCGCGCCCCTGTGGAGGCCCCTGCCCTGCTCTCCAGCGCGTGCGAATTGCTCGCCGTGGAAGCAGAAGCCAAGGGCATCCAAGTCCAGGTGGAGGCGGCGCCCGCCCTGCTGGAGGCGGACGGGAGCCTGCTGACCGCGGCGCTGGTGAACCTGGTGAAGAACGCCGTGCAGGCCTCGCCCTCGGGGCAGCCGGTGCGCGTCGTGGGCCGGGTGGAGGCCGGGCGCTACGCCATCCAGGTGAAGGACTCCGGACCCGGAGTGCCCGAGCCGGAGCGCGAGCGCATCTTCGAGCCCTTCTTCACCACCCGGGAGAAGGGCACCGGCCTGGGGCTGCCGCTGGCGCGAAAGATCGTCCGGGCCCACGGCGGGGAGCTGGCCTTCACCTCCACGCCCGGGGACACCACCTTCACCCTGACGCTGCCGCTCCAACAGGGGAGCCCCTCGTAG
- a CDS encoding monovalent cation:proton antiporter-2 (CPA2) family protein — translation MSLLHQALVFLAATVVAVPLFKRLGLGSVLGYLAAGMVIGPWGVGAVSDVESILHFAEFGVVLLLFLIGLELQPSRLWELRKTVFGLGGLQVVGSGALLAGVGILLGLKPTTALIAGMGLSLSSTAFALQLLAEKNELTSDHGRVAFGVLLFQDLAVIPLLALLPLLGTSDMPSTEPGWLSTLKAVGVLIGVVLAGRYVMRPVFKAVASFHSQELFTATALLLVVGTAALVSAVGLSMALGAFLAGVLLAESEFRHELEADIEPFKGLLLGLFFIAVGMSVNIGLVRTSPLLVLALVLALVAIKAAVLFAIGKWSLRGTESALSLGIVISQGGEFAFVLFGLAVQFHVMDKPLSELLVVVVSLSMVTTPLLFTAYTRWGRPRFNKKAKREFDVAPSEDNPVIIAGMGRVGQVIARLLRAKRIGFTALDSSPENIDFLKRFGNMIYYGDASRLDLLRAARAEKAQFFVLAIDDVAASVRTAETVLQHFPHLTIFARARNRQHAYQLLNLGIKHVTRETWSSSLEMAGELLEEMGLTYSESHKTIERFREHDEKLLQSVYPFHKDEKKLTEMAAKARQELESLFEKDAEQKAS, via the coding sequence ATGTCCCTCCTCCACCAGGCCCTCGTCTTCCTGGCGGCCACCGTCGTGGCTGTTCCCCTCTTCAAACGGCTCGGGCTGGGCTCCGTCCTGGGCTACCTGGCCGCGGGCATGGTCATCGGTCCCTGGGGGGTCGGCGCCGTCTCGGACGTCGAGAGCATCCTCCACTTCGCCGAGTTCGGCGTGGTGCTCCTGCTGTTCCTCATCGGCCTGGAATTGCAGCCCTCGCGCCTGTGGGAGCTGCGCAAGACGGTGTTCGGCCTGGGCGGCCTCCAGGTGGTGGGCTCCGGCGCGCTCCTGGCGGGGGTGGGCATATTGTTGGGGCTCAAGCCAACCACCGCCCTCATCGCCGGCATGGGCCTGTCCCTGTCCTCCACCGCCTTTGCCTTGCAATTGCTCGCCGAGAAGAACGAGCTGACGTCCGACCACGGGCGCGTCGCCTTCGGCGTCCTCCTGTTCCAGGACCTGGCCGTCATTCCCCTGCTGGCGCTGCTGCCGCTGCTGGGCACCTCCGACATGCCCTCCACCGAGCCCGGGTGGCTCTCGACGCTCAAGGCGGTGGGCGTGCTGATCGGAGTCGTCCTCGCCGGCCGCTATGTCATGCGCCCGGTGTTCAAGGCGGTGGCCTCCTTCCACAGCCAGGAGCTGTTCACCGCCACCGCCCTGCTGCTCGTCGTCGGCACCGCGGCGCTGGTGAGCGCGGTGGGCCTCTCCATGGCCCTGGGCGCCTTCCTGGCCGGCGTGCTCCTGGCCGAGTCCGAGTTCCGCCACGAGCTGGAGGCCGACATCGAGCCCTTCAAGGGCCTGCTGCTGGGCCTGTTCTTCATCGCCGTGGGCATGTCGGTGAACATCGGCCTGGTGCGGACCAGCCCCCTGCTGGTGCTGGCCCTGGTGCTCGCGCTGGTGGCCATCAAGGCCGCGGTGCTGTTCGCCATCGGCAAGTGGAGCCTGCGCGGCACCGAGTCCGCCCTCAGCCTGGGCATCGTCATCTCCCAGGGCGGCGAGTTCGCCTTCGTGCTGTTCGGGCTCGCGGTGCAGTTCCACGTGATGGACAAGCCGCTGTCGGAGCTGCTCGTGGTGGTGGTGAGCCTCTCCATGGTCACCACGCCGCTGCTGTTCACCGCCTACACGCGGTGGGGCCGCCCCCGCTTCAACAAGAAGGCGAAGCGCGAGTTCGACGTGGCTCCCTCGGAGGACAACCCCGTCATCATCGCCGGCATGGGGCGCGTGGGGCAGGTCATCGCCCGCCTGCTGCGCGCCAAGCGCATCGGCTTTACCGCCCTGGACTCCAGCCCGGAGAACATCGACTTCCTCAAGCGCTTCGGCAACATGATCTACTACGGCGACGCCTCGCGGCTGGACCTGCTGCGGGCCGCGCGCGCGGAGAAGGCGCAATTCTTCGTGCTCGCCATCGATGACGTGGCGGCCTCCGTCCGCACGGCGGAGACGGTGCTCCAGCACTTCCCCCACCTCACCATCTTCGCCCGGGCCCGCAACCGCCAGCACGCCTACCAACTGCTGAACCTGGGCATCAAACACGTGACGCGCGAGACGTGGAGCTCCAGCCTGGAGATGGCCGGCGAGCTGCTCGAGGAGATGGGGCTGACGTACTCCGAGAGCCACAAGACGATCGAGCGCTTCCGGGAGCACGACGAGAAGCTGCTGCAGTCCGTCTACCCCTTCCACAAGGACGAGAAGAAGCTGACCGAGATGGCGGCCAAGGCCCGCCAGGAGCTGGAGAGCCTCTTCGAGAAGGACGCCGAGCAGAAGGCCTCGTAA
- a CDS encoding Uma2 family endonuclease, translating to MERKPATYADLEALPDNVIGELVAGTLYASPRPAARHTFATSRLGIALGGPFDQGRGGPGGWVVLFKPELHLGEDVLVPDVAGWRRERMPRPPHTAAFTLAPDWVCEVLSPSTMALDRAVKLPVYARERVRHVWLVDPVARTLEVFRLDGERYTLLVTHAGSARVRAEPFDAIELALAFLWDEE from the coding sequence ATGGAACGGAAACCGGCCACCTACGCGGATCTGGAGGCGCTGCCCGACAATGTCATCGGGGAGCTCGTTGCTGGAACGCTGTATGCCAGTCCACGGCCAGCGGCTCGGCACACGTTCGCCACCTCGCGGCTGGGCATTGCATTGGGCGGCCCCTTCGACCAGGGGCGTGGAGGGCCCGGTGGCTGGGTCGTGCTCTTTAAGCCGGAACTGCACCTGGGCGAGGACGTACTGGTGCCAGATGTGGCCGGCTGGCGGCGCGAACGGATGCCAAGACCGCCCCACACAGCAGCCTTCACGCTCGCGCCAGACTGGGTGTGCGAGGTGCTCTCGCCCTCGACCATGGCCCTGGATCGAGCGGTCAAGCTGCCGGTGTATGCGCGCGAGCGAGTGCGGCACGTCTGGCTGGTAGACCCGGTGGCCCGCACGCTGGAGGTGTTCCGGCTCGACGGTGAGCGCTACACCCTGCTCGTGACCCACGCAGGCTCGGCTCGCGTGCGCGCCGAGCCCTTTGATGCCATCGAGCTGGCGCTGGCCTTCCTCTGGGATGAGGAGTAG
- a CDS encoding serine/threonine protein kinase, producing MAPGERVGTPTWKELVDALPMAQETGPEALPRGTRLGRWQVVSLRGRGTYGAVYRAVREGQAEAESVALKLSLYPRDPRFAREAELLSRIHHPSVPSLLDAGVWRHPSGRAHPFLVMEWVEGGPLYAWAARRNPSSRQVLRLLAQAARALQATHTVSGVHRDVKGDNTLVRSADGCLFLTDFGAGHYSGAVRLTPLPMLPGTPAYRSPEAWEYLQRLGPSSTEPYVARPADDVFALGVMAYRLVTDEYPPFTNPSLEEGRCWRPEGGGPRPPRQLNPRMDPQLNALILRMLSRRPEERGHPGELAEAMEQGVANAGPMADVPLFEWETLERSQWPEGDVAEAELLGHRPRRRDREEVREAEQSDAALRVRAEPREAQQLPRAAAPAVRRIPRTRSRRWLPWLMAVGTLALLPGRSEPGRAGEDSTVARSASDAEEAVALGDTTLSASAVLKAPTGRGIALEMPKQPLPGQLRPDSKGRCHKGQSAINGGCWLKVDVELEDCPGNGFVHRGGCYAPIFPPDREPASAPATGEPR from the coding sequence ATGGCTCCAGGTGAACGCGTGGGTACTCCTACCTGGAAGGAACTCGTGGATGCGCTGCCGATGGCGCAGGAAACTGGCCCGGAGGCCTTGCCGAGGGGCACCCGCCTTGGGCGATGGCAGGTCGTCAGCCTTCGCGGCCGAGGCACCTATGGCGCGGTATACCGGGCGGTGCGAGAGGGTCAGGCAGAAGCCGAGTCCGTAGCCCTCAAGCTGTCCCTCTACCCCAGAGATCCGCGCTTCGCGCGTGAAGCGGAGTTGCTCTCGCGCATCCATCATCCCAGCGTACCGAGCCTGCTCGACGCGGGAGTGTGGCGGCACCCTTCCGGCCGCGCCCATCCCTTCCTTGTCATGGAATGGGTGGAAGGAGGGCCGCTGTATGCGTGGGCCGCGCGCCGCAACCCCTCGTCGCGCCAGGTCCTGCGTTTGCTTGCCCAGGCCGCCCGCGCGCTTCAAGCCACCCACACGGTGAGCGGAGTGCATCGGGACGTCAAGGGCGACAACACGTTGGTTCGGTCGGCGGATGGCTGCCTGTTCCTCACGGACTTCGGGGCAGGGCACTACTCGGGCGCGGTGCGGCTGACGCCCTTGCCCATGCTTCCAGGCACTCCGGCCTACCGCAGCCCTGAAGCCTGGGAGTACCTCCAGCGTCTCGGTCCATCCTCGACGGAGCCCTATGTGGCCCGGCCTGCCGATGATGTGTTCGCCTTGGGTGTCATGGCCTACCGGTTGGTGACGGACGAGTACCCACCCTTCACGAACCCCAGCCTGGAGGAGGGGCGGTGCTGGCGGCCGGAGGGAGGAGGCCCACGGCCTCCGAGGCAGCTCAACCCTCGGATGGACCCGCAGCTCAACGCGCTCATCCTGCGCATGCTGTCGCGGCGGCCCGAGGAGCGTGGTCACCCGGGCGAGCTGGCCGAGGCGATGGAGCAGGGCGTAGCGAATGCCGGACCCATGGCGGACGTGCCCCTGTTCGAGTGGGAGACGCTCGAGCGCTCGCAGTGGCCAGAAGGAGATGTGGCTGAAGCCGAGCTGCTGGGCCACCGCCCGCGCCGCCGGGATCGGGAGGAAGTCCGCGAGGCCGAGCAATCGGATGCGGCTCTGCGAGTTCGAGCGGAGCCGCGGGAAGCTCAGCAGCTCCCCCGTGCCGCGGCACCCGCCGTGCGACGCATTCCCCGCACGCGGTCCCGGCGATGGCTGCCCTGGCTCATGGCAGTGGGCACCTTGGCACTCCTGCCAGGGAGGTCAGAGCCTGGGCGTGCCGGCGAGGATTCCACCGTGGCGAGGAGTGCATCCGACGCGGAGGAGGCTGTCGCTCTTGGAGACACAACACTGAGCGCTTCCGCTGTTCTCAAAGCTCCCACAGGGAGAGGGATAGCCTTGGAGATGCCAAAGCAGCCGCTACCAGGGCAGCTCAGGCCCGATTCGAAGGGGCGCTGTCACAAGGGACAGAGTGCAATCAACGGAGGCTGCTGGTTGAAGGTGGACGTCGAGCTCGAGGACTGTCCCGGGAACGGCTTCGTGCATCGGGGCGGCTGTTACGCTCCCATCTTCCCGCCGGACCGCGAGCCAGCCTCTGCACCTGCGACGGGGGAACCCCGGTAG